The Phalacrocorax carbo chromosome 2, bPhaCar2.1, whole genome shotgun sequence region CATGATGCCTCCCCCTCGAtccttttcaaaaaacaaaaacaaaaccaaaacccaacataTTCAGCAACACTTTTACGAATGCTTCAAGAGAAAAGAGGAATCAAGCATAGGTGGGCCAGGCACACAGTTTTTAGTGTGCAGACATATATGATTATCAGCTGTCATGGTGACACCTTCATCTACTGGGATTTCGTCCTCAGTAACACAGCAGATTTGTAAAAGGCCAAAAGATGTGTAGATCCTAATTCTCAGGTCTGCCTTCTAGTTCTGTTTGtttaaggatatttttttttttgtctgtttgttcaATTTCTGTGTGGTTTCTTCTGTAGGTTTCAGCAGAATGTATACATACGCACACATACAActacatgtgtgtgtgtattgtTCTGTAAATGTTCTCAATcatgcttttttctgctttgcatcATTTATTCATGTATCTTCCatgttctcatttattttttgtgcaactaaaccttaaaataaattattattaaatataacCTGACAGTGATGGAGtcttcatgttttgttttctcctgggtatggggggagaggcagggaggaaggagggagagaggaaatcGGGGCTACACTTCTATTCCATCCCCAAATAGAAAGTGCTGAAATAACTATGGTGAGTAGCATGAAGCCTGTAAAACCACACAGCTGTCAGATAGCAAGCTTCTGTTCATAGTTTTAAATCTAGGTTCAAAGATCCCtgatatatttgcttttgtcaGCTGAATAGTACTGTTTGCCCAGCAGCAAAATAACACCTCCTGTGTGGAAAGTTGTGGATATTTGTTATTCTAAATACCTTGCAGTTTGAGATGCAAAAATCATGGGCGTGGACAACATCgagcacattttctttctcacccTGTCACATAGGCTTCTCAGACAGAGATTTCTCAGACCAAATTAACTTTATGTAAACATATGCAGCTCCATTCTGCATATCAAAGCTGTTCTAAATTTCTTACCTAAGAGTACACCTGCtggataaaaatgtttaaattgcAGAAGTACGAATAATCTTTAATTCTACGTATGAATCAAAGGATACGTTGATGCTGGAGGCTGCAATACAACACAAATACACCTGGTGTAACCTGGACCAGGCTGGCTGTCCAGTCAAAGCAGCCCAGGCAGTGTTCAGCACAGCTGGTTTGACCTTCCACATCTCgccagcacaaaaaaaaaaaaatgccaaagctGCAAATGTAAGGCCTGCACTTTGGTTACTTTATATTTAAGAAGGAATCTAATGGCTTTTTGTAGGATTGTGTGAGACATTGACATAAATCTCCTCTGTCTGCTTGAGTGATgattcttctcttctttctgtgttcCACATGCCAAGAAAATTGGATCTTCCGTAACTGTTAGCAggctagaaaaattaaaataaaaaaaaaaaaaaaggaaaaagaaaaagctgaaagactTGAAATAGGAGAAAAATGGCAAATTTTCCTCATATGCAGATTTACTGAGAAATATTCAGCCATCAGCCAAAATACCTTTTGgtttattgttttctgtgaatACACTGCAGAttgaaaacacatgaaaaaagaaGTTGCACTTCCCACATCACATGCCTGGTAAAGCACCAGTGGAATGCCCCCTTCCCTTCACATGCACACTCCAGATACTGAAGTAATCTACTGTGTCAATCTTAAAACATTAATCACTCTAAAGGTAATGACCATGCTAAGAATTAGTCTTGTCATTAAGACAAATTAATATGATGGTGCTTTGGTTAACTGGCATGGGAGGAAAGATGGTTTCTGAAGCAAATGGCTTGTTCTTAGCCTATGGCCACAGTAGGAAGAGCTTCATTCTGATACAAACAGTGACCCAAGAATGAGAGAGATGGAAATGGCAGGAGGTCAAAGGGCTTTATAAGGACATATCTGCAGTGGAGCTCACTGTTGGACCATACAGAAGTGTAATCTCAGAGGAGATAGGTGGAAAGCTAGAGTCTCAGACTGTGACAATGTGGTCGTGTTCCTAAGCACCACATCACTTCATACCCGGACTGTAGGGTATGAAGGGACAAGGCAGAAGCAGTGAAGTTGGGTCCTATCTTTCCACTTCTAAACTTCAGGCCTTGAATAGGATTATTAAGGGCAGGGGATGAAAGACTCAGAGCTCCAGAACGTTGATTGTTACAatacaaaaggaaaggagaagcacTGAAACAGCTGTCCCGATGAATTATGGTGAAGCTGAgctagaagaaataaataaaggcaTAGGGTATCATGGGCTAAAATTTTTTGCCTCGCTTTTACAAGTAGcaacttgaggaaaaaaagcattaacaaTACACAAATAATATAAAAGCTAACAAGCCGAAAAAACTTATTTGTTAATAATATGGAACACAGTTGGGTCTCTAAATGTagctataaaatattaaagaatattaattttaaaaagtgaataaGGATAATCACACTGTAAAATGCTCAAATTTTCCAGTCTCTATAGTTTAAGATTAGACAATAAGATTCAAGCAATATAAAGATCAGatacagaagagaaaggtgTTAAGAAATATGCAATACAAAATACAAGTAAACTCCAGCTGATCTTACCCAGGCCTGAGTAGAGTACAAAACATTTTTGGAAGTCCTCTGTgattctcttcctcttctttctggtGACACACATTCAGTCAGAAACACAATGGAGGGAACTGCACCCTGCATCATAGCATAGTCCAAAATATCTAATTCCAGCATACAAGAGATGATGCCGGTATTGCTTactttcccactgaaaccagtAAGGACAATACCAATCCAAGTAGTCTTTCCTCTGACTTGCAAACTGTAACATGCATGAGATCCGCCATTTCATAAAGGCCCAGACAGATAAAAAGGCCTTCTGATTTAAGGGCAAATACAGTAATATATCGCCAGCAAGTCCCAGCAGCTTCATATATTGTGGTaggggaagaaatatttttttctgcccactatttcttttcattggAAACAGAGATTCTGGATCAGGCTGCTAGTGTATATTTAGCAAGTAACACAGCAAACTTACATAatgatttaaattattaatcttGATCCTGCTGTGAGCAAATTTGGAACATAaaatcagaagacaaaaaatgCTAGAAGATTTGGAAAACCTCAAGATGTCGCCTATCCTTCTCTATGTACAAGATAGGAACAGCCTATGCTTAGGCTTATGTTATTCCTGACAAATCACCCTTGACATGAAGTTTCAGCTAATATCACTGTAAGCATTTAGCTGACCAAGGAACTTCAGTAGGccatttggttttttaaatgtgaaaaaaagaaaaaaaattgaaaatgtcacttttttcATTGGCTGTAAAACggattactttttaaagttttaaattttggcaagaaaattaaactttcacatctactttttttttaattgcttctgaAGGAGATAGTAGAATGAACTGCTAACACCTTCATACTTATCTGCCTCAGTATATCAAGCAAATTGGTTTGTTACTCACTTTTTGCGATAAGCAGTGGCGATGCAGATGATCAGTAAAATTAACAGTaagacagcagcagaaattcCTCCAGCTATGTAGGTAATAAAAAATTTTGGATCCCAAGTTGCTAAAATACAATCGTAATAAATATGATTAGAGTTTTGTATAAATCAGCACGGACTTTTTATGACAAACTAAGTTGAAAATCAACGATTATGTAGAGACATTATTCCATGACAGCGCATGCTCAATATTTAGACCTCACAACCATTCCCTTGTTTCTAAAATGCCTTTGTTATACTGAACTACCTCTTAGAAAGGTTGTGACTGGGATCACCAAAGGTGAGTGAACACAGCACAGTGGTATGAAAAAAACTGTGATGCCTTGTATAATACTCTCCTATCTCCTTCACTCCCGTGGTGAGAAAACAGTCCAACAGCATACATAGATGACTCATATACAGATAATAAAAGCACTCAGACTACTTAAGTGAATGTTCTTGGCATTGTAAAGCTTGTCCCATAAGAGACACCTAACCATCATGCAATACATCCGTGGCAACAAGACATTTTTCAGAGCACCAGGAAGATCATTTCAGTGCCCAAGACGTTTTATATTCTGTACACAGTTGTATCAGTTATTTTCTGCTCCAATTCAAAAGGAAATCTGTTcactttttaacaaaaatattttcacaaagatTTCTCCCATTGTGatcaccttttttttcatataaaccCATTCTGTGCATGCATGTCAGGAAACCAATACTATTTGTTCTAGCCTAAACAGAAGAACTCGGGGGGCAGAGGCCAAACTGGCAATGCTAGtgccatcacatccaacagAATAATAAGCCAGGACAACCAGAGCAGCCACAAAaatgccttagctgcctcatgaGATGACAATCAGAAGACCAAACCCCTCAAGGGTctgcatggctatagtggatCCTCATGCATCCCTCCAGGGAAACCCACATGCTCAAGTACCTCTCTGAAATACCAGTACACCAACACACAAACCATGGcgaataaacaggaggaaccaGCCATGTGTGCATGGTATCAAGGCCACGATCTCACTGCAGTTACACTGACATGGTAGGATAGTTCtcatgactggaatgctgtcatggatggctacataccttttaggaaagacaggccagcaaggtgAGGTTGGGGAGTTGTGCCTTACGTGAaagagcaactggaatgtatcaACCTCTGCCTAGGGGTGAGGAACAATGAGTCAAGAGCTTATGGATAAAAGTTAAgtggcaggcaaatatgggtgacactgttgtgggtgtttgctacagaccacctgatcaggaagaggaaggtgacaaggccttctacagacagctggaagtagcctcacaattgcaggccctggttctcatgggggacttcaacctccctgatatttgctggaaaagcaacacagtgagGCACAcgcaatccaggaggttcctgcagagcatcaaggataaCTTCTTGACAcgggtggtggaggagccaaggAGGCGAGCTGTGCTGTTGAACTTTATACTAACaacaaagaaggtctggttgaggatgtgaagTTTGGGGGTAGGCTTGGCTGGggtgaccatgagatggtggagttcaggatcctgcatggtagaaggAGGGCAACAAGTAGGGTTACAacccctggacttcaggagagctaactttggcTGCTTCAAACAccttggaggaatcccatgggctaggggtCTAGAAGgtaggggggtccaagagagctggtcaatatacaggtaccacttcctccaagctcaagattggtgcatccctaggaggaagaagtcaaacaaaggaggaggagaccctcatggatgagcaaagatcttctagaaaaactcaaatagaaggaggtttacagtatgtggaaaaagggactggccagttgggaggaatataggaacgttgtcagggtatgcggagatgtgacgaggaaggccagcgcccacttggaactaaatctggcaatgcatgtcaaagataacaagaagggcttctttaaatacatcagcagtaaaagaaagcctggggaaactgtgggcccgcTGCTGGGCAGGTGGGTgtcctggtgatgcaggatgcagagaaggcagagttattgAATGCCTTCTTtacttcagtcttcactgctaaggctggcccttaGGCATCCCAACTGCCAGAGGTGAGACGTCAAatcaggagaaaggaaggcttccccttggttgaggaggatcgggtcagagatcacctaggcaaactggatcctcacaaatccatgggccccgatggggtgcacccacaagtgctgagggagctggtgaatgtccttgccaagccactctccatcatctttgaatggtcatggaggacaggagaagtgcccaaggactggaggaaagcaaatgtcactccaatcttcaaaaatggcaagaaggaggacccgggAAACtgtaggccagtcagcctcacttctgtcaccagaaaggtgatggagcagttcatcctgaaggtcatctccaggcatgtagaggtAAAGGAaattatcagaagtagtcagcatggattcaccaaaggaagatcatgcttgactaacctgatagCTTTCTATCATGGTGTGACTGGTTGGGtagacaaagggagagcagtggatgttgtttacctcaacttcaaCAAGGCTTTTGacgctgtctcccataacattgCATATACAATCTAAGAAAGCGTGAattagatgagtggacagtgaggtggattgagaactggctgaacaacagaactcagagggtcgtggtcaatggggcagagtctggttggaggcctgttactagtggtgttccccaggggtctgtgctgggtccagtcctgttcaacatattcatcagtgatgacctggatgaagggatagagtgtaacctcagcaagtttgctgatgataccaagctgggaggagtggctgatatgccagatggctgtgctgccatccaacgagacctggacaggctggagagctgggctgaggggaagctgatgaaattcagcaagagcaagggcaaggtcctgcacctggggaggaacaaccccatgcacgagtacaggctgggggctgacctgctggaaagcggctctgttgagaaggacgtgggagtgctggggggcagcgaggtgaccctgatccagcaccgtgcccttgtggctgagaaggccaacagtatcccagggtgcataaaaaggagtgtggcctcCAGGTCAAGGAatgttatcctccccctctactctgccctagtgagaccacatttggagtgctgtgtccagttttgggctcccctgTTTAAGAAGGATGAGGAACTGCTCAAGTAAGGCCAGCGGAGAGCtagatgatcaggggactgatctcccatatgaggaaaggctgagagacttgggtttgttcagcctggagaagagaaggctgaggggggaatcttatcaatacttataaatatctgaagggtgggtgtcaagagaaTGGGGCcaactcttttcagtagtgcccagtgacaggacagggaGCGATTGGGCAGAAGCTGGAAcatggaacacaggaagttccaccgGAATAtgatgaaaaatttctttactgtgcGGGTAACGGAGCACAGGAATAGACAGAGGCTGTGGAGcctctttccctggagacattcaaaactcacGTGGATgggttcctgtgccccctgctctaggtgtacctgctcaagcaagggggttggacaagacgatctcTAGAAGTTCCTTCCAACCTCTAACATGGAAAAAATCGTTGGTGGTTACATTTAAATGTAGATTTAGGGGTCAGAATTACATTATGGTTTGTAccagacctttcaccagctttgttgccctcctctggatggaTTCAAGtaccttaattttcttcttaaattgtgggtCCCAGAACcgcacagtattcaaggtgaggctgcaccaacgCTGAATACAGTGGGagaatcacctcttttgacctgcttgttatgctgtgtttgatgcaccctTGGCatgcggtttgccctcttggATGCCAGGGCACGGTGCTGACCTATATTAAGCCTGCTGTCGACCAGCgtccccagatccctttctgcagggctgctctccagccactcctctccccaTTTATATTTGTGCCTGGCCTTAATCTGTCCtaggtgcagaatccagcatttgTTCCCTTCATCTACTAGGCAGctgaccttatcatagaaggatatCAAATCAGTTAGacaggactttccctttgtgaatCCATGTTAAATGTGCCTTTAAATTGTCCTTTAAATGTCTTTCAATTCAGTATGTCTTCAACCCAGTATGATCTTCACAGCACCCAGATGAAAAGTGGGGCACTACTTGTGCAGTCATTGAGGGTTATCACACAGTCCTTctgagctgggaggagacagcAGTACTTCTGTGCCATAGAAAACAGACAAGGCTGCAGGTGAGGGTGAGGAGAATCAGGATACGAGTGAGGTtagctttccttctcccttcatGAATTCATCCAGTATGAAGGTAAGATATCAGTCCATGTCTGTGGGTGTCTGCTCAAAAAACCACCTTTCTCTGAGCGTGAATGCATTCGTGCTGGATTTCTTCCCTTCACTTGTGGGCAAAACTATTTCAGTTACGTCTTGTTAGCATACCATATGTGCCAGTCCAGCAGGCATGTGACAAGCTACATGAAGATCTTTACAATGCAGTTCAAATTTCTTGTTAAAACAAAGGACTGTCTGGCCCATCAGCACACTCAAAACCGAAGTCAGCACACTAAAGGTCAAAAACCTTCATGCACAAAAATTACAGTCTTGCAGAGAAAATGCCAAGGCTACAAaggtggggggaagaggaaCAGATTGTCTTAACAAAAATTGTACTCATGCTGAAAATACACTTAATAGCCTCCCATCAGCATATAACCTTTGATGAGAACACAAGAACTAAAGAGACACATGACAAGCCTCTGACGTGTAACTGCAAAATCTTCCATGTTATATTAAAGTCAGTAATTACAAAAGGTTTTGTATAGTTAAAGAAGACAAATACCTCAGGAAGGCTTTACTCACTTCAAATGAGAAAAGGCAAAAGGGCTTTGAGTTGttgtttcctcttaaaaaaattctaatgaTTTTTCTCATCCAAATTTAACTGACATCTGATAATCTCAGCTCTCAAACTCATTAACTCAGAGATTATTATCTTGACCTGATAAAACTGAAGGTGaaacttcaggaaaagaaaaatgaagtctgGAGTGTTTAGACTGCAGGCTGGAGATGCTACTGAAATATGGAAGTCTATTTAGATTCACCCATCCTTGATGATATTTAAACACATGATTTTTCATAGACTCATACAATCATTAAtcggaaaagacctctaggatcatcaagtccaaccattaacccaacactaccatgtcttctaaaccatgctctgaagtgccatgtctacacatcttttaaatacctccagggatggtgactccaccagctctctgggcagcctgaacactctttcagtaaagaaatatttcctaatgtccaacctaaacctcccctgatgcaacttgaggctgtttcttctcattctatcgctagtgacctgggagaagagaccaacacccacctcactacaacttcATTTCAGGTAGTcgtagagagcaataaggtctcccctcagcttccttttctccagactaaacaactccagctccctcaacctctcctcataacaCCTGCTCTCcggacccttcaccagcttcattgcccttctctggacacactccagcaactcaatgaccttcttgtactgaggggcccaaaactgaacacagtactcaaggtgtggcctcaccaatgccgagtacaggggcacgatcacctccctgctcctgctggccacactattcctgatacaagccaggatgctgttggccttcttggccacctgggcacactgctgactcatgttcagccagctgtcaaccagcacccccaggtccttctccaccaggcagctccagccactcctccccaagcctgtagcgttgcatggggttgttgtgaccaaagtgcagtacccagcacttggccttgttaaacctcatacaactggcctcgACCctttgatccagcctgtccagatccctctgcagagccttcctacccttgagcaggtcaacactcccacccaatttttgtcatctgcaaaattacttactgagggtgcactcaatcccctcatccagatcattggtaaagatattaaacaacactgagccctggagaactctgcttgtgactggcctccaactggatttaactcaaTTCACCACAATTCTCtaggctcagccatccagccagttttttacccagtgaagagtaccCCCATcaaagccatgagcagccagtttctctgGGAGAATGCTGTGgcaaatggtgtcaaaggctttactaaagtccaggtagacaacatccacagcctttccctcatccactaggtgggtcacctggtcatagaagcaaatcaggttggtcaggcaggacctgcctttcatgaacccatgctgactgggcctgatgacctcctggttgtcctgcacttgcctggtgagctcactcaagatgaaccgctccataatcttccccagtaccgaggtcaggctgactaGCCTGTAGCTGCCCGGATTGCACTCAACCTTACCGTCACAATCATTGAATCTTGTGGCATGACAAATCCCTGTATTAACAGAATTTCTAGAAGGAGAAACATGGTGAAGAACACATCAGAAGTTAATCTGAGGTTTCTTGAACACTTTACATAATTATGTAATATTCAGCCTCCTGTTTCTGTAAGTGTTGTCCTACAAAATCTACACTACTTTACATACACATGTTGCTTTATGCATTCCAGGTTTTGAGGTCAAACAAGATTTGCAGAAGACCCATTTCGGCTGGAAATtcctgttactgaaaaacaaccaccacaaTATTTAGTGGGATAGACTAGGCAAGCTTACTGATATTGAATGGATCTCATGGATTTGTTTTCACTCATTCAAAAATGTTAAATGCAGCATGCCAACTTCTACTGTTACAACCACAAGAATATTACAGGCTTTCACAGCGCTTGAATACCTATTCCCCTCactctccctttttccttcctaggAATTCCATGCTGTTTctccttgaaaaaaatacattcaccTTTAGACAAGTAGGAAGTTGGTTCTTTCTACTGTACCACATCTTTGAATTAGTGATTTTGGAACTATTATCAGTTCTGCAAATAATcctgtgcttttatttctacCTCCTTTCACCTAAGAGTcatcatctttaaaaattattggtGTCTTCTCAATGACagattctcaaaaaaaaatgtttcttatctTTCCTCTTACCCTCTCGCAACATAAGCAGAGTTTTCCCTGTTACTGTTTACAGTGCAGCTATTCTCCCAGTTTCTAGACTCAATATTGCAGAATATCTCTGGAACTGGGCAAGGCGAGAAGATTTGCAGTACCCATGCAGAATCACACCAGCAGACAAAAAACATTGGAGGAGTTTGGTAGGAAAATCCAAGCTGGAGTGTGGCTTAGCTCTAATGCTGagccaaagaaaatgaagtgacTGAATTGatagaaaatacacaaaaaataacGTAGCAAGTTTCTGTTACCACTTGGATTATTCAAGCCACAGCTGTTGCATCCAGCAGAGTAAGTCACTCGTGAAGTTGTGAGAGACTTCACTGGCTATACCACAGAGTAAGGTGGGAGCTGATGCCTTCCCTGTTGTTCCTCTCCCCTTAGTGTTCTCCCATATCTTATTGGAAATATTAATTGCATGTTATGAAACAGTTCCAAatattaaagagaaataatCAGAAATCCTTGACACTTCACTTCCTTTGGAATTAATGAAAATTCAACAACAAAATACGCTTTATAATAATTTATGAGCGCTTAAAAGGGAGACAATGGGGTGTCTTCTGAATCATACTGTACTTCAGCTTCTTCAATGGTTTCAgaccttttttatatatatatatatatgtataactATGCTGGCATTGTTAGAACTAAAAATGATAAACAGAATTTGTTTCAAGAGCAAAAGAATCATGGAAGCTAAAcggtttcttctgaaaataaatagtttGTGTAGGGAGCACTGATAATTGTTACAGTTGTATGTTTTTGCAACTCATACGCTTTCATTTTGGTATAAGAAGCACTGCACTTGgagtaaacaaaaaatatttctattgctTTACAATTCGGATATGCTTGATTATATGAATATAGTCAACCTTTTGAAATTTGAATGTTTAGAATTGTCAGAGGAGAGAGGAATTCTCCTGATAccccttttcttttcatcacaTTCTGCTCAATTTCATGGACCTTTATGGTCAAGTATTCAGAGTAAAACTggccagcattttttttctgagcgCATTTTCCACTTCTCAATAACAATATCACAGATCACGCATGTTCTGAAGTTTCCTACCCTATGCCACAGCTCTTAGTACTGCCAAAGAGAGGTCTACGAACCCTATTTATTATCAGGAACAAAAGCAGTGCCCTCAAAAGATACCAGAGATGGACTGAATGCTGCAACCGGGGCCGGAGTGGGGTATAATAAGAACTGCATCTTCAAAATGCATGCTATAGAGAAGAATCAAAACTGAGGGTTTTTTGGTCATAAGAGAAAATAGATGTAAAGGTGGAATTCAGCTCACGGTTTGAGAAATCTTGTTTTAAGTGTCTGTGTATGGAGACCTAAGCTCCCATCATAACCAAACTGTGACAGAAGTCACAGCAAAACCCAGAGAGCTTCTCAGCTTCCCCTAAAGAAACTCCTTACATGAAGATCGAGGCCATTTTTAcaatttttgacattttcaaatgAGAGTGTGCTCTTTACCTACATTGGAGGATAGGTGTCTCCCCCGGGACCTTGAGGTGCACTGTGCGAATGGGGAATTCCCCTCATGGCTTCTTTGGGAGAATTCCCACCTCTCCCTGCAAACTCAGGCAGTCTCCCCTCTTCCAAAGCATCTCCTTCCTACCATCAAACCAGTTTCACACAAACAGGTCTGAAGTCCTATAATGAGATCAGACAAGCTTAAAACCAGCTTCTTTCTGTGGAAACAAGATTAATTGTTAACTTTGCTATCTTTTACATGTCACTAATTTGAATGTGGTATTTAAATAAGTCTTCACTTGTTACTAAACAGTTATTTTATAAGGGTAGAAGTGTTAATACCTCAGAAGGtgtattgtaaaaatatttaccacTTCCTCCTTTACTTACCAGCCACAGTAAAACTCATCACataggttttgtttcttccagtAGCCACGCAGCGGTACGTTGCAAAGTCAGAGGCAGTGATGTTTTGAATGATAATCATGGAGTTTGCCTGATCAGAGCAATCCACCAGTGTACGCTCTTTGAAATCTGAACCAAAGCTTCTCTTTCCTGACGAGCTGCACAGAACAATGGTATCCACCTGATCTGCTTTAATCCTTTCCCACATCACTTGCTTCACTGAATCTCCAATTTTATAGGGACAAGTAAAAGCTGCatttcctcccagcttggtataCACGggattattttgtttctcagatatttcaaaagcatctgttgaaaaacacacacaaaaaaacccaatgaaaACCTGCTTATATTTCATTCAATGGAAGTTTAGTATCAACAATTCCTGTATGCCAAATATTAATGACATTGACTTACAGCAGAAAGATATTCAAATCATTTGAAacattgaaaaatattatttataccTATCTACGACTATCTTTTTGTGCACATTTAGACAAAAGAGGCTTCAATGACATGGCAATAAGGCTACTTCTGTACAATTTGAGTACATGAATGTTTTATTAACTGTTTCAGCAAATATTCAACAGCATAAATTATGGGGCCTGTCTAATTAAATTTGTGATAGTCTTCTTCCGCTTTCAtaccaataataaaaagaaaatagttggatGTGACCCTCAGGACATGCATTAGTAAATTATGTTACAAGACATTCCAGCCTATGAATTACAATTGTCCCATTCCCAAACTtcaccacttaaaaaaaaagcttcttaacTCTTTGTATACTCTACTTGGGAAAAACCTGTGTGATGGGCTACGGTATGAAAGGAGACTTCCAGACAAATTCAAGCCTTCCACTACATATAAGCTGTATATACATTAtatcttaaataattttgactAAAATTCCCCCACTCTATTGCTTTTA contains the following coding sequences:
- the CD226 gene encoding LOW QUALITY PROTEIN: CD226 antigen (The sequence of the model RefSeq protein was modified relative to this genomic sequence to represent the inferred CDS: deleted 1 base in 1 codon), which encodes METSPKLSKLSQADSPATSTSKEHYLHANVEGGFVDSTVKLTEKAKLECIYPKKATIIQTSWMKLNVTHKENIAVLHPIYGIHIEEKYNGRIYFENASREDKSLSFIKSTLEDVGLYFCSIVTYPDGVWEKVIEIVHSTDAFEISEKQNNPVYTKLGGNAAFTCPYKIGDSVKQVMWERIKADQVDTIVLCSSSGKRSFGSDFKERTLVDCSDQANSMIIIQNITASDFATYRCVATGRNKTYVMSFTVAATWDPKFFITYIAGGISAAVLLLILLIICIATAYRKKKKRKRITETSKNVLYSTQAWPANSYGRSNFLGMWNTERREESSLKQTEEIYVNVSHNPTKSH